One Poecilia reticulata strain Guanapo linkage group LG19, Guppy_female_1.0+MT, whole genome shotgun sequence genomic window carries:
- the LOC103481836 gene encoding neurabin-2-like, producing MTDPIFPLQVFATYPNEDYDRRNEDVDPMAASAEYELEKRVERLDLFPVELEKDGDGLGISIIGMGAGADMGLEKLGIFVKTVTEGGAAHRDGRIQVNDLIVEVDGTSLVGVTQSFAASVLRNTSGTVKFVIGREKPGEQSEVAQLIQQTLEQERWQREMMEQRYNQYMDEQEGGEYGTDEEEDEEDEASPPYPSAIEVFDLAENEDMSPLETDPEKLTHKYKELQIKHAVTQAEIQQLKRKLHHAEQEKQRWRMDKAQLEQTLQENKERMEKLEGYWMEAQSLCQAVDEHLKETQAQYQALERKYSKAKRLIKEYQQKEIEYLKKETQRCAQVGAEASLLKEESGQLQEQVADLEVRVEELKSEPL from the exons ATGACTGATCCAATCTTTCCACTGCAGGTTTTTGCCACCTATCCAAACGAGGACTACGACAGGCGCAATGAAGACGTGGATCCCATGGCGGCGTCGGCGGAGTACGAGCTGGAGAAGCGGGTGGAGAGGCTGGACCTATTTCCTGTGGAACTGGAGAAAG ATGGAGACGGCCTGGGCATCAGTATCATCGGGATGGGCGCAGGGGCTGACATGGGCCTGGAGAAACTGGGCATCTTTGTGAAGACGGTGACAGAAGGAGGAGCAGCACACAGGGACGGCAG GATCCAGGTGAACGACCTGATCGTGGAGGTGGACGGGACCAGCTTGGTGGGAGTCACCCAAAGCTTTGCCGCCTCCGTACTCAGGAACACCTCAGGAACTGTCAA GTTTGTGATTGGGCGGGAGAAGCCGGGCGAGCAGAGCGAAGTGGCCCAGCTCATCCAGCAGACCCTGGAGCAGGAGCGCTGGCAGAGGGAAATGATGGAGCAACGCTACAACCAATACATGGACGAACAAGAG GGTGGCGAATATGGCACAGATGAGGAAGAGGAYGAGGAGGACGAGGCCAGCCCGCCGTATCCCAGCGCCATCGAGGTGTTCGACCTGGCGGAGAACGAGGACATGTCGCCTCTGGAGACGGACCCCGAGAAGCTCACCCATAAATATAAAGAG CTCCAGATAAAGCATGCTGTGACTCAGGCGGAGATCCAGCAGCTGAAGAGAAAG CTGCACCACGCCGAGCAGGAGAAGCAGCGCTGGCGAATGGACAAGGCTCAGCTGGAGCAGACCCTGCAGGAGAACAAAGAGCGCATGGAGAAGCTGGAGGGCTACTGGATGGAGGCGCAGAGCCTGTGTCAGGCGGTGGATGAGCACCTGAAGGAGACGCAGGCCCAGTATCAGGCCCTGGAGCGCAAATACAGCAAAGCCAAGCGGCTGATCAAGGAGTATCAGCAGAA GGAGATTGAGTACCTAAAGAAGGAGACCCAGCGTTGTGCGCAGGTTGGAGCCGAGGCGTCCCTTCTGAAGGAGGAGTCGGGACAACTTCAGGAACAG GTGGCTGACCTGGAGGTCAGGGTGGAGGAGCTTAAATCTGAACCCTtataa